A genomic region of Rhipicephalus sanguineus isolate Rsan-2018 chromosome 1, BIME_Rsan_1.4, whole genome shotgun sequence contains the following coding sequences:
- the LOC119397380 gene encoding dolichyldiphosphatase 1, with protein sequence MFITLPLRENRQHNMAGGRPGDGPVPGDFDNEIRSWVPLSLTHVEYPAGDWLGKTLAYISLSPLVILVSFGTLVIFRRDLHTITFLCGTLLSEAINFVLKHVIKEARPYKARDNFTEFGMPSSHSQLMWFVATYLAFFVIVRLHHGNSSCPWENLWKCTVIICWFLLAGTVSYSRVYLEYHTWAQVCWGALIGSLLACLWFCITQFILTPLYPRIVSWHLSELLMLRDTTLIPNVMWFEYTSYRAESRTRQRKLVSMKSQ encoded by the exons ATGTTTATAACACTGCCTCTGCGGGAAAATCGCCAACACAACATGGCCGGTGGTCGACCTGGGGACGGTCCGGTACCTGGCGATTTTGACAACGAAATTCGATCATGGGTGCCGCTGTCCCTGACCCACGTCGAATACCCTGCAG GTGACTGGCTGGGGAAGACTTTAGCTTATATTTCCCTATCACCATTGGTGATCTTGGTGTCATTTGGAACGCTAGTCATTTTCAGAAGAGATTTGCACACG ATCACATTCCTGTGCGGCACTCTACTCAGCGAGGCCATAAACTTTGTACTTAAGCATGTAATTAAGGAAGCCAGACCATACAAAG CTCGTGATAACTTCACAGAGTTCGGCATGCCATCCAGTCATTCTCAGCTCATGTGGTTTGTGGCAACATATCTGGCTTTCTTTGTTATTGTTCG GTTGCACCATGGCAATAGCAGTTGCCCTTGGGAGAACCTTTGGAAGTGTACTGTGATAATCTGCTGGTTCCTGCTGGCAGGAACTGTTTCATACAGCAG AGTGTACCTGGAATACCACACATGGGCACAGGTGTGCTGGGGAGCTTTGATAGGCTCTCTGCTTGCCTGCCTCTGGTTCTGCATAACCCAGTTCATACTCACACCGCTTTACCCTCGAATTGTTTCCTG GCACCTCAGTGAATTGCTGATGCTGAGAGACACCACTCTGATTCCTAATGTGATGTGGTTCGAGTACACCTCCTACAGAGCAGAGTCGAG